A section of the Malania oleifera isolate guangnan ecotype guangnan chromosome 2, ASM2987363v1, whole genome shotgun sequence genome encodes:
- the LOC131148845 gene encoding F-box protein SNE: MVQFEAVPQTTHQSINALQPKDARKKPRLCINDHADVLVEILKRLDGRSLGVAACVCRLWRSMTRNDSLWEHLCFRHVHPPPAAVRPVVAALGGYRRLYMVCVRPVLSRLGRRELGRTGGGGDSDLVERVWTRHEVQLSLSLFCVDYYEKLGDASASSLTFLC; encoded by the coding sequence ATGGTGCAATTTGAAGCCGTGCCCCAAACCACCCACCAAAGTATCAATGCACTACAGCCGAAAGATGCACGCAAGAAGCCCAGGCTGTGTATCAACGACCACGCCGATGTGCTAGTGGAGATTCTGAAAAGGCTCGACGGCCGCTCGCTCGGCGTCGCCGCCTGCGTCTGCCGCCTGTGGCGGTCCATGACCCGGAACGACTCTCTCTGGGAGCACCTCTGCTTCCGTCACGTCCACCCACCGCCGGCGGCCGTGAGGCCGGTGGTGGCGGCCCTTGGCGGCTACCGGCGGCTCTACATGGTGTGTGTGCGACCGGTGCTCAGCCGCCTCGGGCGGCGGGAACTAGGGCGAACCGGCGGCGGCGGCGACTCGGATCTGGTCGAGCGGGTGTGGACTCGGCACGAGGTGCAACTCTCGCTGTCCTTGTTCTGCGTCGATTATTACGAGAAGTTAGGTGATGCGTCGGCATCGTCCCTCACGTTCTTGTGCTAG